In Myotis daubentonii chromosome 16, mMyoDau2.1, whole genome shotgun sequence, one DNA window encodes the following:
- the FN3KRP gene encoding ketosamine-3-kinase, giving the protein MEELLRRELGCGSVKATGHSGGGCISQGQSYDTDRGRVFVKVNAQPEARRMFEGEMASLTAILKTGTVKVPKPIKVLDAPGGSSMLVMEHLDMRYLSSHAANLGAQLADLHLENKRRGETLQKEASRVGSGAGQAERRFVDQFGFDVVTCCGYLPQVNDWQKDWVTFYAQQRIQPQMDMLAKGSGDRDALELWSALQLKIPDLFRDLDIVPALLHGDLWGGNVAEDSSGPIIFDPASFYGHSEYELAIAGMFGGFSSTFYSAYHNQIPKAPGFEKRLKLYQLFHYLNHWNHFGSGYRGSSLNIMRNLIS; this is encoded by the exons ATGGAGGAGCTGCTGAGGCGGGAGTTGGGCTGCGGCTCCGTCAAGGCCACGGGCCACTCAGGGGGCGGGTGCATTAGCCAGGGTCAGAGTTACGACACGGACAGAGGACGCGTGTTTGTGAAAGTGAACGCCCAGCCGGAG GCTAGAAGAATGTTTGAAGGTGAGATGGCCAGTTTAACTGCCATCCTGAAAACAGGCACAGTGAAAGTGCCCAAACCCATCAAGGTCCTGGACGCCCCCGGAGGCAGCAGTATGCTAGTGATGGAGCATTTGGACATGCGGTATCTGAGCAG TCATGCTGCCAACCTTGGAGCCCAGCTAGCAGACCTGCACCTAGAGAATAAAAGGCGCGGAGAGACGCTGCAGAAGGAGGCCAGCAGAGTGG GGAGCGGAGCTGGGCAGGCGGAACGGCGCTTCGTAGACCAGTTTGGGTTTGACGTGGTGACGTGTTGTGGATATCTCCCCCAG GTGAATGACTGGCAGAAGGACTGGGTCACATTCTATGCCCAGCAGCGCATCCAGCCCCAGATGGACATGCTGGCGAAGGGGTCTGGGGACAGAGATGCCCTCGAGCTCTGGTCTGCTCTGCAG TTGAAGATCCCGGATCTGTTCCGTGACCTGGACATCGTCCCAGCCCTGCTCCACGGAGACCTCTGGGGAGGGAACGTAGCAGAGGATTCCTCTGGGCCCATCATCTTTGACCCAGCCTCCTTCTATGGCCACTCGGAATATGAGCTGGCCATAGCTGGCATGTTTGGGGGCTTTAGTAGCACCTTCTACTCTGCCTACCACAACCAGATCCCCAAGGCCCCCGGGTTTGAGAAGCGCCTGAAGTTGTATCAGCTCTTCCACTATTTGAACCACTGGAATCATTTCGGATCAGGGTACAGGGGGTCCTCCCTCAACATCATGAGGAACCTCATCTCGTGA